From a single Armatimonadota bacterium genomic region:
- a CDS encoding 4Fe-4S dicluster domain-containing protein, with protein MDLKTGFDPGRRQAITRLASAAMAGLAAPSLLAREGPGPALDAIQIPALPEPRHDEDSLITMMRDLQRALKKPETQRRWVMVIDLRKCVGCHACTVGCIAENKLPPGVVYRPVSEEEAGVYPNVKRRFVPRLCNHCDRPPCVKPCPVKATWKAKDGLVHIDYAKCIGCGKCVEACPYGARTLDMGANWTDGTPQNQAYEKAANYEYGKKWPRTADASPVFKARKCTFCMHRHRQGMLPMCVSTCIGRATYFGDANDPESLVAKLVSQPNLMRLKENLGTKPRVYYIT; from the coding sequence ATGGATCTCAAGACCGGGTTCGACCCCGGGCGCCGCCAAGCGATCACGCGGCTTGCGAGCGCAGCCATGGCCGGGCTTGCCGCGCCGAGCCTACTGGCTAGGGAAGGCCCAGGTCCCGCGCTCGACGCGATCCAGATTCCCGCCCTGCCCGAGCCGCGCCACGATGAGGACTCGCTAATCACCATGATGCGGGACCTCCAGCGCGCCCTGAAGAAGCCGGAAACGCAAAGACGCTGGGTGATGGTCATTGACCTGCGAAAGTGTGTGGGCTGTCACGCATGCACCGTCGGATGCATCGCAGAAAACAAGTTGCCGCCCGGCGTCGTGTATCGGCCGGTATCCGAAGAAGAGGCGGGCGTTTACCCGAACGTCAAGAGGCGCTTCGTTCCTCGCCTGTGCAACCACTGCGACAGACCGCCGTGCGTCAAGCCTTGCCCGGTCAAGGCGACGTGGAAAGCAAAAGACGGCCTCGTACACATTGACTACGCCAAGTGCATCGGGTGCGGCAAGTGCGTCGAGGCGTGCCCGTATGGTGCTCGCACCCTCGATATGGGCGCGAACTGGACCGACGGCACGCCGCAGAACCAAGCCTACGAGAAGGCGGCGAACTACGAGTACGGCAAGAAGTGGCCGCGAACTGCCGACGCTTCGCCCGTCTTTAAGGCCCGCAAGTGCACCTTCTGTATGCACCGCCACCGCCAAGGGATGCTTCCGATGTGCGTTTCGACTTGCATCGGCCGAGCGACCTACTTCGGCGACGCGAACGACCCTGAGAGCCTCGTCGCGAAGCTCGTTTCGCAGCCGAATCTCATGCGCCTGAAGGAGAATCTGGGGACCAAGCCGCGCGTGTATTACATCACGTGA
- a CDS encoding Rrf2 family transcriptional regulator — protein sequence MSQTTGYAISALGCLAGIEGRTRLVRDVADCAGLALPYLSKIILTLSRKGVVATRKGIGGGVRLACDPHSVSLYEVCVLMDDPVIQMRCLMGTAPCSAQRNCPCHEFWAKHRERLFEFLMRTTLADIARFEAKRCSTARLQAKDNASEGLVQSLMATAGPVIPAERSRRPRR from the coding sequence TTGAGCCAAACTACCGGGTACGCAATCTCGGCGCTCGGGTGCCTTGCCGGGATCGAGGGGCGGACTCGGCTCGTTCGTGATGTTGCCGACTGCGCCGGCCTCGCCCTGCCGTATCTGAGCAAGATCATCCTCACGCTTTCCCGCAAGGGGGTTGTCGCGACCCGGAAGGGGATTGGCGGTGGCGTTCGGCTTGCCTGCGATCCACACTCCGTGAGCCTCTACGAAGTTTGCGTACTGATGGACGATCCCGTTATTCAGATGCGGTGCTTGATGGGGACGGCGCCCTGCTCTGCGCAGCGCAATTGCCCTTGCCACGAGTTCTGGGCGAAGCATCGCGAGCGCCTCTTCGAGTTCCTCATGCGCACGACGCTGGCTGACATCGCGCGATTCGAAGCGAAGCGTTGCAGCACGGCCCGTTTGCAAGCCAAAGACAATGCGTCTGAGGGTCTGGTCCAGTCACTCATGGCAACGGCCGGCCCTGTGATTCCCGCCGAGCGGTCAAGGAGGCCGCGCCGATGA